A single genomic interval of Cellvibrio sp. PSBB023 harbors:
- the yrfG gene encoding GMP/IMP nucleotidase, producing MINWDLIDTVMLDMDGTLLDLHFDNYFWLDHLPQRYAEIHKVDLAEANAKLKNHIQQYEGTLQWYCLEFWSKALEVDIRSLKEEVKHKIQIRPHVGEFLTRLRALGKKVLLVTNAHPQSLSLKLEVTQIDHWLDVIVSSHQFNEPKESQKFWQELQAFEHFDPARTLFIDDTVRILDSAKTFGIKYVLGIHQPDSKIARRMEQYPAIHHFDEIMPVAV from the coding sequence ATGATCAACTGGGACTTAATAGATACAGTCATGCTAGACATGGATGGTACCTTGTTGGATCTTCATTTCGACAATTATTTTTGGTTGGATCACCTGCCGCAACGCTACGCCGAGATCCACAAGGTGGATCTGGCCGAGGCCAACGCCAAGTTAAAAAACCATATCCAGCAATACGAAGGCACACTGCAATGGTATTGCCTGGAGTTTTGGTCCAAGGCGTTAGAAGTGGATATTCGCAGCTTGAAAGAAGAGGTGAAACACAAGATCCAGATCCGCCCCCACGTGGGCGAATTCCTCACCCGCTTGCGCGCACTGGGCAAAAAAGTGCTGCTGGTGACCAATGCACACCCGCAGAGTTTGTCGCTGAAACTGGAGGTCACCCAAATCGACCACTGGCTGGACGTGATTGTGTCCTCCCATCAGTTTAATGAACCCAAGGAATCGCAAAAATTTTGGCAGGAGCTGCAAGCCTTTGAGCATTTTGATCCGGCGCGCACCCTGTTCATCGATGACACTGTGCGCATTCTGGATTCAGCCAAAACCTTTGGCATTAAATATGTGCTGGGCATTCATCAACCGGACAGCAAAATTGCGCGGCGCATGGAACAATACCCGGCCATCCACCACTTTGATGAAATTATGCCGGTAGCGGTTTAA
- a CDS encoding helix-turn-helix domain-containing protein produces the protein MYKVIAPLDTTSPPSNILTHLGFRSFLPHPHLQRWIQCYWTIQHPQLPAQGFSEKLYPDGGTNINFRFIANQIPQVTFNAIQTLNTMHFAGTIDLLGIRFHPGGAFQLFGLDMPGLVGHYHAAEDLDKDFNNAQLGELRERLAATHHISLRLGFIDDWLLQQAAQQLATLGPVQQLLPQLSHSSDSIEDMSARVNISRRQLERRFQQEVGLTLVHLKQLQRVRRARQLISLNPHLPLVDIAQEAGFYDQAHFIRQFQKVHLLTPGEYRDKKLEKIRNLPSQENTTQ, from the coding sequence ATGTACAAGGTCATCGCCCCACTGGATACTACAAGCCCACCCAGCAATATATTGACGCATCTGGGCTTTCGCAGTTTTTTGCCTCACCCGCATTTGCAACGCTGGATCCAGTGTTATTGGACCATACAACACCCGCAATTACCGGCGCAGGGTTTTAGCGAAAAGCTGTACCCCGATGGCGGCACCAATATTAATTTTCGTTTTATTGCCAACCAGATTCCGCAAGTCACCTTTAATGCGATACAAACCCTGAATACCATGCACTTTGCAGGAACAATTGACCTGCTCGGTATTCGTTTTCACCCCGGTGGTGCCTTTCAATTGTTTGGGCTGGATATGCCCGGACTGGTTGGCCATTATCATGCAGCGGAAGACTTGGACAAGGATTTCAATAATGCACAGCTTGGCGAATTGCGCGAGCGGTTGGCCGCCACCCATCACATTTCCCTGCGCCTTGGGTTTATCGATGACTGGCTGTTGCAACAAGCAGCGCAGCAATTGGCAACGCTGGGGCCGGTGCAGCAATTGCTGCCGCAGCTATCCCACTCAAGTGACTCCATTGAAGACATGAGCGCGCGAGTCAATATCAGCCGCCGCCAACTGGAGCGACGATTCCAACAAGAAGTTGGCCTGACACTGGTTCACCTGAAGCAGTTACAGCGTGTGCGCCGTGCACGACAACTTATCAGCCTCAACCCGCACTTACCCTTGGTGGATATCGCACAGGAAGCCGGGTTTTACGATCAGGCGCACTTTATTCGCCAATTTCAAAAAGTGCATTTGCTGACGCCGGGCGAGTACCGGGATAAAAAACTGGAAAAAATCCGCAACCTACCATCACAGGAAAACACCACACAATAA
- a CDS encoding DUF4124 domain-containing protein, protein MQGRTLLLMIFLGCSAMGNAEVYRWVDKDGKVHFTDKPPAANAEDITKQVSKQNLDTSREELNKVQQLHIQETEAQQQRNAQQAMSAGEAYALATRCAAAKNRLRRISGNVIFIDDQGKVVKTTEKERQAMVAELTTYIDNHCP, encoded by the coding sequence ATGCAAGGTCGCACATTGTTATTGATGATATTTCTGGGTTGCAGCGCGATGGGTAATGCGGAAGTGTATCGCTGGGTCGACAAGGACGGCAAAGTACACTTCACCGACAAACCGCCAGCAGCCAATGCGGAAGACATTACCAAACAGGTCAGCAAACAAAACCTGGATACCAGCCGCGAAGAATTGAACAAAGTTCAGCAGCTGCATATTCAGGAAACCGAAGCACAGCAGCAGCGCAATGCACAACAAGCGATGAGCGCGGGCGAAGCCTATGCACTGGCAACGCGCTGCGCCGCTGCCAAAAATCGCCTGCGACGCATTAGCGGCAATGTGATTTTTATCGATGACCAGGGCAAGGTTGTCAAAACGACGGAAAAAGAACGGCAAGCCATGGTTGCCGAGTTAACCACTTATATCGACAACCATTGTCCTTAA
- the nudE gene encoding ADP compounds hydrolase NudE — MPTKPTIFKRATVARSRLFRADEIQLRFSNGEQRTYEKLCSGGPGAVLIVPLLDENTVLLVREYAVGIEDYHLALPKGAIDAGEDLLQAANRELKEEVGYGARKLQFLKKINLSPAYMEHGINIVLAWDLYAERLEGDEPEPIEVVPFPLADLLSLVMRPDVCEGRSIAALFLAREWLAGRLPLTSPVVTPEAPVDEQ, encoded by the coding sequence ATGCCAACAAAACCCACTATTTTCAAGCGCGCCACTGTAGCGCGCAGCCGTTTATTCCGCGCCGATGAAATCCAGTTGCGCTTTAGTAACGGCGAGCAGCGCACCTACGAAAAACTCTGTTCGGGCGGCCCGGGAGCGGTGCTTATTGTACCTCTGCTCGATGAAAATACGGTGCTTTTGGTGCGTGAATATGCGGTCGGAATTGAGGATTACCACCTCGCCCTGCCCAAAGGGGCGATCGATGCGGGCGAGGACCTGCTGCAAGCCGCCAACCGTGAGCTTAAGGAGGAGGTGGGCTATGGCGCGCGCAAGTTGCAGTTCCTGAAGAAGATCAATTTATCCCCCGCCTACATGGAACACGGCATTAATATTGTGTTGGCGTGGGATTTATACGCCGAGCGGCTGGAAGGCGATGAGCCAGAGCCGATTGAGGTGGTGCCTTTCCCGCTGGCGGATTTGCTCTCTCTGGTCATGCGCCCCGATGTGTGCGAAGGGCGCAGTATTGCCGCGCTGTTCTTGGCGCGCGAGTGGCTGGCGGGACGGTTGCCGCTGACCTCCCCTGTGGTGACACCGGAGGCACCTGTCGATGAACAATAA
- a CDS encoding gluconate:H+ symporter, giving the protein MAIAAVVIAILLLVVLITGIKLNPFLAFLVASIAAAIMLGIPLEKIPGTIETGIGGVLGSLAVILCVGAMFGKLVAESGAAQQISSSLMRWCGKKYITWALMLTGFIVGLPLFYNVGFVLLVPLVFSVMYQTKLPAVYLGIPLLAALSVTHGFLPPHPSPVALIPQFGADMGTTLFYGILVAIPTMIIAGPLFSATLKNIHSVPLATFKPTDLPTAELPGIANSFFTSLLPVLMIALSSLAIYLLPAAIAQASWVQLLSNSMIVLLIALALATYTLGIRRGMSMSRIMGIYGDAIKDIAVILLIVAGAGALKQVMVDSGVSEQLALSLKHIALNPLILAWLIATVIRIALGSATVAGLTAAGIVAPIIPLTGADPNLMVLAIGAGSLMCSHVNDSGFWMYKEYFNLSVKDTFRSWTLMETIVGVVGLVGVLVLDMII; this is encoded by the coding sequence ATGGCTATAGCTGCTGTTGTCATTGCGATTTTATTGCTGGTGGTATTAATCACGGGCATCAAACTCAATCCCTTTTTAGCTTTTCTGGTGGCATCCATTGCCGCCGCGATTATGCTCGGTATTCCGTTGGAGAAAATTCCAGGCACCATTGAAACCGGCATTGGCGGTGTTCTTGGCTCCCTTGCGGTTATTTTGTGTGTGGGAGCAATGTTTGGAAAACTGGTGGCCGAGTCCGGTGCGGCACAGCAAATCAGTAGCAGCTTGATGCGCTGGTGTGGAAAAAAATACATCACCTGGGCGCTGATGCTCACCGGCTTTATTGTGGGCCTGCCATTGTTTTATAACGTGGGTTTTGTGCTGTTGGTACCCTTGGTATTTTCGGTGATGTACCAAACCAAATTGCCTGCGGTGTATTTGGGCATTCCGCTACTGGCCGCGCTTTCGGTGACTCACGGTTTTTTACCGCCGCACCCGTCGCCCGTTGCCTTGATTCCGCAATTTGGTGCTGATATGGGAACCACCCTGTTCTATGGGATTTTGGTGGCGATTCCCACCATGATTATTGCCGGGCCGCTGTTTTCCGCCACACTCAAAAATATTCACAGCGTACCGCTAGCCACATTTAAACCGACGGATTTACCCACAGCGGAATTACCCGGTATTGCCAACAGTTTTTTTACGTCGCTCTTACCGGTGTTAATGATTGCGCTATCCAGTTTGGCGATTTATCTCTTGCCCGCGGCAATTGCCCAGGCGTCCTGGGTGCAGTTGCTCAGCAACTCCATGATTGTATTGCTGATTGCGCTGGCGCTGGCGACCTATACGCTGGGTATCCGGCGCGGCATGAGTATGAGCCGCATTATGGGCATTTACGGCGATGCGATTAAAGATATTGCGGTGATTTTATTAATTGTCGCTGGTGCCGGTGCGCTCAAGCAGGTGATGGTTGACAGCGGCGTGAGTGAACAACTGGCGCTGTCGCTCAAGCATATCGCGCTCAATCCATTAATTCTGGCCTGGTTGATTGCAACGGTGATTCGTATTGCGCTGGGTTCGGCAACGGTTGCCGGGCTTACAGCGGCAGGTATTGTGGCTCCGATTATTCCGCTCACCGGCGCTGACCCCAACTTAATGGTGCTGGCGATTGGTGCGGGCAGTTTGATGTGTTCACACGTTAACGATTCCGGTTTTTGGATGTACAAGGAATATTTCAATTTAAGTGTGAAAGATACTTTCCGTTCCTGGACGCTAATGGAAACGATTGTCGGCGTGGTGGGATTAGTGGGGGTTCTGGTGTTGGATATGATTATTTAA
- the dbpA gene encoding ATP-dependent RNA helicase DbpA: MNPTAFSNLPLSADMLANLESLGYSEMTPIQAQSLPLVLAGRDVIAKAKTGSGKTAAFGIALLEKLNVRFFGVQALVLCPTRELADQVAKEIRRLARLTHNVKVLTLCGGVSIGPQIGSLERGAHIVVGTPGRIADHIAKGTLKLDSINQLVLDEADRMLEMGFAEDIDTVLAACNAERQTLLFSATYPDDIKKISARCQRDPQMIAVESIHSETHIEQHFYELRGDDEVFPAVLTLLATFQPTSSIAFCNTKQACDELLDYLRKQGVNALALHGDLEQKERDQVLVRFSNKSCSVLIATDVAARGIDIKGLDAVINVDLARDSEVHVHRIGRTGRAGESGLALNLVVQKEVHKINRLEDYMKQSITLESLPATDKKSLPETTMVTLNIDGGKKDKLRPGDIIGALTKDAGLPFEKIGKIDVFDYATYVAVDKSIARVALEQLSQGKLKGRKFRARRL; this comes from the coding sequence GTGAATCCTACTGCTTTTTCCAATTTACCGCTGAGTGCGGACATGCTGGCTAACCTTGAATCCCTCGGGTACAGCGAAATGACGCCGATACAAGCGCAAAGCTTGCCGCTGGTGCTTGCAGGGCGCGATGTGATCGCCAAAGCCAAAACCGGCAGCGGGAAAACCGCTGCCTTTGGTATCGCGTTGCTGGAAAAATTAAATGTGCGATTTTTTGGCGTGCAGGCATTGGTGTTATGCCCCACGCGCGAATTAGCGGATCAGGTTGCCAAAGAAATTCGCCGCCTCGCGCGCTTGACTCACAATGTGAAAGTGCTAACGCTTTGCGGCGGTGTTTCTATTGGCCCGCAAATTGGTTCCCTTGAGCGCGGTGCGCATATTGTGGTGGGAACACCCGGGCGTATTGCGGATCACATCGCCAAGGGCACATTAAAACTCGATAGCATTAACCAGTTGGTACTGGATGAAGCTGACCGCATGTTGGAGATGGGGTTTGCTGAGGATATTGATACAGTGCTTGCCGCCTGTAATGCCGAGCGCCAGACATTATTATTTTCGGCGACTTACCCGGATGATATCAAAAAAATCAGCGCGCGCTGCCAACGCGATCCGCAAATGATTGCGGTGGAATCCATTCACAGTGAAACGCACATTGAGCAACATTTTTATGAGTTGCGCGGTGATGACGAGGTATTTCCGGCGGTATTGACCCTGCTTGCCACATTTCAGCCAACCAGCTCCATTGCGTTTTGCAATACCAAACAAGCTTGCGATGAATTGCTCGATTATTTACGTAAGCAAGGTGTGAATGCCTTGGCCTTGCACGGCGATTTGGAACAGAAGGAGCGGGATCAGGTTCTGGTACGTTTCTCCAATAAAAGTTGCTCCGTGTTAATTGCGACCGACGTTGCGGCGCGCGGTATTGATATAAAAGGTTTGGATGCAGTAATCAATGTGGATTTAGCGCGCGACAGCGAAGTACATGTGCATCGCATTGGTCGCACGGGTCGTGCGGGTGAGTCTGGCTTGGCATTAAATTTGGTCGTGCAAAAAGAAGTGCACAAAATTAATCGCCTTGAAGATTACATGAAACAGTCGATTACCTTGGAATCACTGCCCGCAACAGATAAGAAATCGCTGCCAGAAACCACAATGGTGACATTGAATATCGATGGCGGTAAAAAAGATAAACTGCGCCCCGGCGATATTATTGGTGCCTTAACCAAAGACGCTGGTTTGCCTTTTGAAAAAATTGGCAAGATCGATGTGTTTGATTATGCAACCTATGTAGCGGTGGATAAATCTATCGCTCGTGTGGCGTTAGAGCAATTGAGCCAAGGCAAATTGAAAGGACGTAAATTCAGAGCACGTCGTTTGTAA
- a CDS encoding acyltransferase — translation MRRSNTPYLIKAIYKRINHWYIARFIAPQFDSVGTIPEIAHPRSLVIFGRNIHIGRYAQIICASDNCIRLTTWPSKQADAEIRIGDYCLISPGVRISAAYAIHIGDNCMLAANVTISDSDWHGIYNRIRPFRCTKPVVIENNVWLGERVTITKGVHIGENAVIGTGAVVTKDIPANTVAAGNPARVIKTINPNRRMLKRELLFKDPEHYFYNQDQLDKFMLGNNGWLNWLRSLLKPNRND, via the coding sequence ATGCGCCGCAGCAACACACCTTATCTGATCAAAGCAATTTATAAGCGCATCAACCACTGGTACATCGCCCGTTTTATTGCGCCGCAATTTGATAGTGTGGGGACTATTCCGGAAATAGCCCACCCGCGCAGCCTGGTGATTTTTGGTCGCAATATTCATATCGGGCGCTACGCACAAATTATTTGCGCTAGCGACAACTGCATTCGTTTAACCACTTGGCCCAGCAAGCAGGCCGATGCTGAAATTCGCATTGGCGATTACTGTTTGATCTCGCCCGGTGTGCGCATTTCAGCCGCATACGCTATTCACATTGGCGACAACTGTATGCTGGCCGCAAATGTCACCATTAGCGATAGCGATTGGCACGGCATTTACAACCGTATTCGCCCGTTTCGCTGCACCAAACCGGTTGTGATTGAAAATAATGTCTGGCTGGGAGAACGAGTTACTATCACCAAAGGTGTACACATTGGCGAGAATGCTGTGATAGGTACAGGGGCCGTAGTGACAAAAGATATTCCTGCCAATACAGTCGCGGCAGGCAACCCGGCACGGGTGATTAAAACCATTAATCCCAATCGCCGCATGTTAAAGCGCGAATTATTATTTAAAGATCCCGAACATTATTTTTATAATCAGGATCAGCTGGATAAATTTATGCTGGGCAACAATGGTTGGCTGAATTGGTTGCGCAGTTTACTCAAACCCAATCGCAACGATTAA
- a CDS encoding class I SAM-dependent methyltransferase, giving the protein MLPIAKPQVNAELGIDIDKVKGFLDADEGAALYTAALETASLGPCLEIGSYCGKSTVYLGRACQKANGILYAVDHHRGSEEHQLGEAYHDPQLYDAQCGKMDSFREFRRTLALAELEDTVVPIVAPSALAARHWATPLGMVFIDGGHSMAAALTDYRCWAPHIVRGGLLAIHDVFPNPADGGRPPFDIWQLAQQSGLFEPMPLLKTLGILRRL; this is encoded by the coding sequence ATGCTGCCAATTGCTAAACCTCAAGTAAACGCTGAGCTGGGCATTGATATCGATAAGGTAAAAGGATTTTTGGATGCCGATGAAGGGGCAGCGCTGTACACGGCCGCACTTGAAACCGCGTCATTAGGACCCTGTTTGGAAATTGGCAGTTATTGCGGAAAATCCACGGTGTATTTGGGACGTGCCTGCCAGAAAGCGAATGGGATTCTCTATGCGGTGGATCACCATCGCGGTTCGGAGGAGCATCAATTGGGTGAGGCGTATCACGACCCGCAGTTGTACGATGCGCAATGTGGAAAAATGGATAGCTTCCGTGAATTTCGCCGCACACTGGCCCTTGCTGAATTGGAAGATACGGTGGTGCCGATTGTTGCGCCCTCTGCCTTGGCCGCGCGCCATTGGGCGACGCCCCTGGGCATGGTATTTATTGATGGTGGACACAGCATGGCAGCGGCATTAACTGATTATCGCTGCTGGGCACCGCACATAGTGCGCGGTGGTTTGCTGGCAATTCACGATGTGTTTCCCAATCCCGCCGATGGTGGTCGCCCACCGTTTGACATTTGGCAACTGGCGCAGCAATCCGGTTTATTTGAACCTATGCCACTGTTAAAAACCCTGGGCATTTTGCGTCGTTTATAG
- a CDS encoding carboxymuconolactone decarboxylase family protein, producing the protein MQERIAYQHVYKLQPALAQSLIGLGEAAAGKLEHSLIHLVKIRASQLNSCAFCQHMHANEARKDGEKQSRLDVLPAWKEVPIFSARERAALKWTEQVTLLAQHEIHDQDFSELKNHFSDEEIVNLTAAIVTINAWNRIAVSFHFLPQIKDL; encoded by the coding sequence ATGCAAGAACGTATCGCTTATCAACATGTGTATAAACTGCAACCTGCATTGGCCCAATCGCTGATTGGCTTAGGCGAAGCAGCCGCGGGAAAACTGGAACACTCACTGATCCACTTGGTAAAAATACGTGCATCGCAATTAAATAGCTGTGCCTTTTGCCAACACATGCACGCCAACGAAGCACGCAAGGATGGTGAAAAACAAAGTCGTTTGGATGTACTGCCCGCCTGGAAGGAAGTTCCGATCTTTTCTGCGCGGGAACGGGCAGCCCTCAAATGGACAGAGCAGGTGACCTTGTTGGCGCAACACGAAATTCACGATCAGGATTTCAGCGAACTGAAAAATCACTTCAGTGATGAGGAAATCGTAAACCTCACCGCCGCCATAGTGACCATCAATGCCTGGAACCGTATTGCAGTGAGTTTTCATTTTTTACCGCAGATTAAAGACCTTTAA
- the hslO gene encoding Hsp33 family molecular chaperone HslO has translation MSSTDLLHRFLFDDCDIRGEIVTLGDSYREVLSHNPQLPAIHRLLGEFLAAVSLLSSTLKFDGKIILQARGDGALSTIMAECNHHNSVRGIVRLNHDITLSDELALHGNLQQLLGNGVLVITIEPQRNENFGGKLERHQGIVPMDADNLADCLERYFEQSEQLGTKIWFAADEHTVSGLLIQALPQQLITNEEDNRDKWETVIALADTIKADELLALDHSTVLYRLFNEHPLRLFEPKALHFACSCSRERSASALLSLGKEEVEELLVERGSIDIDCQFCNQHYHFAADEIRQLLGGDVLH, from the coding sequence ATGTCCAGTACAGATTTACTCCACCGCTTTTTATTTGATGACTGCGATATTCGCGGTGAAATCGTAACCCTGGGCGATAGCTATCGCGAAGTGCTTAGTCACAACCCGCAACTACCAGCCATTCATCGCCTGCTCGGTGAATTCCTTGCGGCGGTTAGCCTTTTATCCAGCACCTTGAAGTTCGACGGTAAAATTATTTTACAAGCGCGCGGCGATGGCGCGCTCTCAACCATCATGGCGGAATGCAATCACCACAACAGTGTGCGCGGCATAGTGCGCTTAAATCACGACATCACCTTGAGTGATGAACTGGCACTGCACGGCAACCTGCAACAGTTACTGGGCAATGGTGTGTTGGTGATTACCATTGAGCCGCAGCGCAATGAAAACTTTGGCGGTAAACTCGAACGCCACCAGGGCATAGTGCCGATGGATGCCGACAACCTTGCCGATTGCCTGGAGCGCTATTTTGAGCAGTCAGAACAACTGGGCACCAAAATCTGGTTTGCTGCCGATGAACATACCGTGAGTGGTTTGTTAATTCAGGCACTGCCACAGCAATTAATTACCAACGAAGAAGACAACCGCGATAAATGGGAAACCGTCATCGCACTTGCTGACACCATCAAAGCGGATGAATTGCTGGCACTGGATCACAGCACCGTACTCTACCGTTTATTCAACGAACACCCGCTGCGTTTGTTTGAACCCAAGGCCCTTCACTTTGCTTGCAGTTGCTCACGCGAGCGCAGCGCCAGTGCATTGTTGTCGCTAGGAAAAGAAGAAGTGGAAGAGCTGCTGGTGGAACGTGGCAGCATCGATATCGACTGTCAGTTCTGCAATCAGCACTACCATTTCGCAGCCGATGAAATACGCCAACTGTTAGGTGGTGACGTGCTGCATTAA
- the cysQ gene encoding 3'(2'),5'-bisphosphate nucleotidase CysQ, whose protein sequence is MNNNPISPALIAELVALARHAGDAIMAIYAQEDSYDITHKGDESPLTAADLAAQRVIAAGLPGLLDVPIISEEAALPDFSVRQGWSNYWLVDPLDGTKEFIARNGQFTVNIALVQQGRPLLGVVHVPTSDTTYLGVLAAQQPESLGAWKYTAGHSPQAIRVRDLEARAAAQLPLTLLLSHRHGTQATSELLNLLERRWPGPIETCNAGSSLKFCVIAEGLADFYPRLAPTSEWDTAAAQAVLEAAGGAVVEAVPALNPLRYNSRDDILNPYFYALGDSRFEWADLLAAP, encoded by the coding sequence ATGAACAATAATCCCATTAGCCCGGCGCTGATTGCAGAGTTGGTCGCACTGGCGCGCCATGCGGGTGATGCCATCATGGCAATTTACGCCCAAGAGGACAGTTATGACATCACCCACAAGGGCGATGAATCGCCACTGACGGCTGCTGATTTAGCGGCGCAGCGTGTGATTGCCGCTGGGTTGCCGGGTTTGCTGGATGTGCCGATTATTTCGGAGGAGGCAGCGTTGCCGGACTTTTCGGTACGCCAAGGCTGGAGCAACTACTGGCTGGTAGACCCGCTTGATGGTACCAAAGAGTTTATCGCGCGCAATGGTCAGTTCACCGTCAATATTGCGCTGGTACAGCAGGGGCGGCCACTATTGGGTGTGGTTCATGTGCCCACCAGTGACACAACTTACCTGGGCGTACTCGCCGCGCAACAGCCGGAATCCCTCGGTGCCTGGAAATATACGGCGGGTCACTCGCCACAAGCTATCCGGGTGCGGGACTTAGAGGCCCGCGCCGCCGCGCAGTTGCCGCTCACCCTGTTGCTCAGTCATCGTCATGGCACCCAGGCGACCAGCGAACTACTCAATCTGCTGGAGCGCCGCTGGCCGGGGCCAATTGAAACCTGCAATGCGGGCAGCTCGCTCAAGTTTTGTGTAATCGCAGAAGGACTGGCCGATTTTTATCCGCGCCTTGCGCCAACCTCTGAATGGGATACGGCCGCTGCACAAGCGGTATTGGAAGCGGCGGGTGGTGCCGTGGTTGAAGCTGTACCCGCATTGAACCCGCTGCGTTACAACAGCCGCGACGATATTCTCAACCCGTATTTTTACGCCTTGGGCGATAGTCGATTTGAGTGGGCCGACCTGCTTGCCGCGCCCTGA
- a CDS encoding MipA/OmpV family protein, translating into MRFSRFFRHTLNSLFAFGAFLILPAQADDTRETLTQKKWELGLGVGAVAGPDYRGSDEYRSFISPIPYFIYRGNFIHSDRDGVRGNFLRTNRYEFTLSASAAITPDTDKNTLREGMPELGSTLELGPSFNINLSGKDFSQGWHLQLPWRAVFAIGADDSGYVGSIIQPQLVYRTTLSDWTFSYRAGITYASDDYHAYYYSVAPQYVTATRTVFSADAGYSGWNNNLALSRRFTHQGFTTRLAFFIRYDNIEHTDITASPLVVDKHSVRGGIALIWVIK; encoded by the coding sequence ATGCGTTTTTCCCGGTTTTTTCGCCATACACTGAACAGCCTGTTTGCCTTTGGTGCATTCTTGATATTGCCGGCTCAGGCAGACGATACCCGCGAAACGCTGACGCAAAAAAAATGGGAGCTGGGCTTAGGGGTGGGCGCGGTTGCGGGACCTGACTATCGCGGCTCCGATGAATACCGCAGCTTTATCAGCCCTATTCCCTATTTTATTTATCGCGGCAATTTTATTCATTCGGATCGCGATGGTGTGCGCGGTAATTTTTTACGCACTAATCGCTACGAATTTACACTCAGTGCCAGCGCCGCCATCACCCCGGATACCGATAAAAATACATTGCGTGAGGGCATGCCGGAATTAGGCTCTACGCTGGAATTGGGGCCATCGTTTAACATCAACCTCAGCGGTAAGGATTTTAGCCAGGGCTGGCATTTGCAATTGCCCTGGCGCGCTGTCTTTGCGATTGGTGCCGATGACTCAGGTTATGTGGGTTCCATCATTCAACCACAACTGGTGTATCGCACCACCTTGTCGGATTGGACATTCAGTTATCGCGCGGGCATTACTTATGCCAGCGATGATTATCACGCATATTATTACAGCGTTGCACCGCAATACGTGACAGCAACACGCACAGTGTTTAGCGCCGACGCTGGCTACAGCGGCTGGAATAATAATCTTGCCCTCAGCCGCCGTTTTACTCACCAGGGTTTTACTACCCGCCTCGCATTTTTTATTCGCTACGACAATATTGAACACACCGATATTACCGCAAGCCCGCTAGTGGTGGACAAGCACAGTGTGCGCGGCGGCATTGCCCTTATTTGGGTAATTAAATAA
- a CDS encoding RNA-binding S4 domain-containing protein → MSKQKHDHDDDDDKIRIDKWLWAARFYKTRSLAKQAIDGGKIHCDGQRVKPSKEAAIGLELTIRQDWDEKTVVITALSAQRRGAPEAMLLYTETEASKALREKRAAERKAGLGNFIVSDHRPNKKERRHIHRFQRINLLGAED, encoded by the coding sequence ATGAGTAAACAAAAACACGATCATGACGACGATGACGATAAAATTCGCATCGATAAATGGCTGTGGGCCGCGCGTTTTTACAAAACCCGCAGCCTCGCCAAACAAGCGATTGACGGCGGCAAGATTCACTGCGATGGCCAGCGGGTAAAACCCAGCAAAGAAGCCGCGATAGGTTTGGAATTAACCATCCGTCAGGACTGGGATGAAAAAACCGTGGTTATCACCGCACTATCCGCACAGCGGCGCGGTGCCCCCGAAGCCATGTTGTTGTACACGGAAACGGAGGCAAGCAAAGCGCTGCGCGAAAAACGCGCGGCAGAACGCAAAGCAGGCCTCGGTAATTTTATTGTGAGTGACCATCGCCCCAACAAAAAAGAACGCCGCCATATTCACCGCTTTCAGCGCATTAATTTATTGGGCGCCGAGGATTAA